The Legionella sp. PATHC032 genome has a window encoding:
- a CDS encoding ABC transporter ATP-binding protein, with product MSDLQQLPKTILRFSWHFIKKSPWLYALFFIAPVVMVLETNVIPYALKMIIDGITNHKGGKESIFQDIAPALYLGGVAWFGVILVLRLHNWWQAYLVPQFQANIRMTLFGYLIQHSHHFFSNQLAGNLANKISDIPRSLEAIRKIVSCNVNTTFAAIVVSIILMLTINPWFAFILLSWIIIQLFISFYSAKEINKLARVNAEDKSILKGKIVDSLNNINTVKLFVQNEYEKKYVWKTQNKEVQSNKQLVLFINFFRLLVDVPVSIMLIAMIYSVINFWQRNLISTGDVVFIFATSFAIMNQMWSLSNSLCDLFVEIGIVKQALAILSQPIEVQDIANAKELKVTHGEIRFENVTFRHRDGQELFTNKSLVIPAKQKVGLVGYSGGGKTTFINLILRYFDVDSGRILIDNQDISEITQYSLRKSISMIPQDTNLFHRTLLENIQYGKEDAGKDEVVTAASLANCMDFIQNLPQGFNTIVGERGTKLSGGQRQRIAIARAFLHHTPILILDEATSQLDSLTEECIQESLQPLCEGKTTIVVAHRLSTLLNMDRILVFDKGTIVEDGTHQELIENNGLYKSMWDAQTSGFLPVEQEDEAELSKEFDRPYLAQV from the coding sequence ATGTCTGACTTACAACAATTGCCCAAGACTATCTTGAGATTTTCCTGGCATTTTATTAAAAAAAGTCCCTGGCTTTATGCTTTGTTTTTCATAGCACCAGTGGTGATGGTGCTTGAAACGAATGTGATTCCTTACGCTTTAAAAATGATTATTGATGGGATAACAAACCATAAAGGGGGAAAAGAAAGCATATTTCAAGACATCGCACCGGCTTTGTATTTGGGTGGAGTTGCCTGGTTTGGCGTCATTCTGGTGTTGCGTTTACATAATTGGTGGCAAGCCTACCTCGTTCCTCAATTTCAAGCCAATATCCGTATGACCCTTTTCGGTTATTTAATCCAGCATTCCCATCATTTTTTTTCTAATCAATTAGCGGGAAACTTGGCTAATAAGATAAGTGATATACCTAGATCACTGGAAGCCATCCGTAAAATTGTATCGTGTAATGTAAACACTACTTTTGCGGCAATTGTAGTTTCAATCATTTTAATGTTAACCATTAATCCCTGGTTTGCATTCATTTTGCTAAGCTGGATCATAATCCAATTATTTATCAGTTTTTATTCAGCCAAAGAGATCAATAAGCTGGCGAGGGTGAATGCGGAAGATAAAAGCATTTTAAAAGGGAAGATTGTTGATTCTTTGAATAATATTAATACCGTAAAATTATTTGTCCAAAATGAGTATGAAAAAAAATACGTTTGGAAAACACAAAATAAAGAGGTTCAAAGTAATAAGCAATTGGTTCTTTTCATCAATTTTTTTCGTCTTTTAGTCGATGTTCCTGTCAGTATCATGTTAATCGCCATGATTTATTCAGTCATCAACTTCTGGCAGAGGAATTTAATCAGCACTGGTGACGTGGTTTTTATATTTGCGACTTCATTTGCCATTATGAATCAAATGTGGAGTCTCAGTAATTCGCTTTGTGATTTGTTTGTCGAAATAGGGATAGTAAAGCAGGCACTTGCCATATTATCCCAACCTATAGAAGTTCAGGATATAGCCAATGCAAAAGAGTTGAAAGTCACGCACGGTGAAATCAGGTTTGAAAATGTGACATTTCGTCATAGAGATGGTCAGGAATTATTTACCAATAAATCGTTGGTCATCCCGGCTAAACAGAAAGTTGGTCTTGTAGGCTATTCCGGGGGCGGTAAAACAACATTCATTAATTTAATTCTCCGTTATTTTGATGTAGATAGTGGAAGGATATTGATTGATAATCAAGACATTAGCGAGATCACGCAATATTCTTTAAGAAAATCAATCAGTATGATTCCTCAGGATACCAATTTATTCCATCGCACTTTATTAGAAAATATTCAATATGGTAAAGAGGATGCAGGCAAGGATGAAGTAGTCACAGCAGCTTCTTTAGCAAATTGCATGGATTTTATTCAGAATTTGCCTCAGGGTTTTAATACTATAGTAGGGGAGAGAGGGACCAAGCTATCAGGCGGTCAAAGGCAAAGAATCGCTATAGCAAGAGCGTTTTTGCATCATACTCCCATATTGATTTTAGATGAAGCCACTTCACAACTGGATTCCTTGACTGAAGAATGCATTCAAGAATCCTTGCAGCCGTTATGTGAGGGAAAAACAACCATAGTTGTGGCGCATCGTCTTTCAACCCTTCTTAATATGGATAGAATCCTGGTTTTTGACAAAGGAACAATAGTAGAAGACGGCACACATCAAGAGTTGATAGAAAACAATGGATTATACAAATCCATGTGGGATGCGCAAACCTCAGGCTTCTTGCCTGTGGAACAAGAAGACGAGGCTGAGTTATCTAAAGAATTTGATCGACCTTATTTGGCACAAGTGTAA
- a CDS encoding multidrug effflux MFS transporter yields MHQEHPGPTDTPKIDPWLVFVILMLMALMQTTTDQYIPSLPAITTALNSTEASIQLTISIFMLGLSISHIFYGPLSDKIGRKPPLMFGVGLSILGSLFCFFAPSVSVLILGRFLQGFGIGCCNSVGRSLVRDLFTDRLLAKIGSYVGVVSIFIMAASPTLGGFIQERAGWKANFLFLFVFGILVWLLAFSILPETNKHLNPEATKIKVMAKNYFALLCSKVFLGYTLCACFAFAGMVSYLTIAPFLFQNTLGLSPLEFGRLTFFIAGAICFSGIVNSQLVMRKGISFMVCTGVFFMIAGGLSLLLITMLGWSQIYFIMIPITLFSAGAGFTFINAFAGAFHPFPQMAGTVGALYASMQDLSAALASGFIAGIKGYGQYSLAMILLILGLSSLVAWYYLGLQDDAISN; encoded by the coding sequence ATGCATCAGGAACATCCAGGTCCAACCGATACCCCTAAAATAGATCCTTGGTTAGTTTTTGTCATATTAATGTTGATGGCTTTGATGCAAACTACAACCGATCAATATATTCCTTCTCTTCCGGCGATTACCACAGCATTGAACAGCACAGAAGCGTCGATTCAGTTAACCATTTCTATATTTATGTTGGGTTTAAGCATATCTCATATCTTTTATGGCCCCTTATCAGACAAAATAGGGCGCAAACCTCCATTAATGTTCGGTGTTGGACTAAGTATATTGGGTAGTTTATTTTGTTTTTTTGCGCCCAGCGTCAGTGTGTTAATTTTGGGTCGATTTCTGCAGGGATTTGGAATTGGGTGTTGCAATTCAGTGGGGCGATCTTTGGTCAGAGATTTGTTCACCGATCGATTGCTGGCTAAAATTGGTTCTTATGTCGGTGTTGTCAGTATTTTTATTATGGCAGCCTCACCTACTTTAGGTGGATTTATTCAAGAGAGGGCTGGGTGGAAAGCCAATTTTTTGTTCTTATTTGTTTTTGGAATCCTTGTTTGGCTTTTGGCATTTAGTATTCTTCCTGAAACGAATAAACACTTAAATCCTGAAGCTACAAAAATCAAAGTGATGGCGAAGAATTATTTCGCTTTATTATGTAGCAAGGTCTTTTTGGGATATACACTGTGTGCTTGCTTCGCTTTTGCTGGAATGGTTTCTTATCTTACGATTGCGCCATTTTTATTTCAAAATACCTTGGGATTGAGTCCTTTGGAATTTGGGCGTTTAACCTTTTTTATTGCGGGTGCCATCTGTTTTAGCGGGATTGTCAACAGTCAGCTGGTCATGCGTAAAGGAATATCCTTTATGGTTTGTACCGGTGTTTTTTTTATGATTGCCGGTGGTTTAAGCCTGTTACTTATTACGATGCTGGGTTGGTCGCAAATCTATTTTATTATGATTCCAATTACATTATTCAGTGCTGGTGCCGGATTTACATTTATTAATGCTTTTGCCGGGGCTTTTCATCCTTTTCCGCAAATGGCTGGAACAGTTGGAGCTTTATATGCCAGCATGCAGGATTTAAGTGCAGCACTGGCCAGCGGGTTTATTGCAGGAATTAAAGGGTATGGTCAATATTCTTTAGCTATGATATTACTGATTTTAGGTTTAAGTTCTTTAGTCGCATGGTATTATCTTGGATTGCAAGATGACGCTATTTCAAATTAA
- a CDS encoding MAPEG family protein, whose amino-acid sequence MYTIIVCLFIAILLPYLAKVPVAYAMHKAGGYDNRYPREQQARLQGFGARALAAHQNAFESLLIFATASLTALATNSVSLPTQYLAIAYIISRFFYHLFYLLNWSSLRSTVWFIGVICCLSILWLSIP is encoded by the coding sequence ATGTATACTATAATTGTTTGCTTGTTTATCGCTATATTGCTACCTTATCTGGCAAAAGTTCCTGTAGCTTATGCCATGCATAAGGCGGGTGGCTATGATAATCGTTATCCCAGAGAGCAGCAAGCTCGCTTGCAAGGATTTGGCGCAAGAGCTCTGGCAGCCCATCAAAATGCTTTTGAATCTTTACTGATATTTGCAACAGCTTCTTTAACTGCTTTGGCAACTAATTCCGTGTCTTTACCGACACAATATCTAGCTATTGCCTATATTATTTCTCGTTTTTTTTACCATTTATTCTACTTGCTGAACTGGTCTTCCCTACGCTCTACTGTATGGTTTATTGGTGTAATATGCTGTCTCTCTATTTTATGGCTTAGTATTCCTTAA
- a CDS encoding 3-oxoacyl-ACP synthase III family protein, with amino-acid sequence MNFFRCEKPIYIKGPFVALPERVMSNQDVLNWMNSTQNPAVIGFSTGIKNRHWVNEDQACSDLAVQAAERLFIEKPKEKQKVIQVILATISGDYPSPPSSPLVQYRLGLQNAGAFDIGAACAGFVVGLHTSAALAQTNGGSVLLIASEIRSKFLNKNNFATSVLFGDGAAACCVSQDKEEADFRFIASALFADGEVYDAVSTPAGGSRLPAAVCNDHEQFYITIKESTALFVKAVHGMADSAKDFLKELNLTISDIQWLVPHQGNKNLVLSVAKQLGFPEEKTIKTVEETGNTSGSSVGIALDRLRSDGKIQSGEKVLLVAAGGGGIAACSLLEVV; translated from the coding sequence ATGAATTTTTTCCGTTGTGAAAAACCCATCTATATAAAAGGCCCTTTTGTTGCGCTTCCCGAGAGAGTCATGAGCAACCAAGATGTTCTCAATTGGATGAACAGTACCCAAAATCCAGCCGTGATTGGGTTTTCGACTGGAATTAAAAACCGGCATTGGGTGAATGAGGATCAAGCTTGTAGCGATCTGGCTGTACAGGCAGCTGAACGATTGTTTATAGAAAAACCCAAGGAAAAACAAAAAGTGATTCAAGTGATCCTGGCCACTATCTCCGGGGATTATCCCTCCCCGCCAAGCAGCCCTCTCGTACAATACAGACTTGGTCTGCAAAACGCCGGGGCTTTTGATATAGGGGCTGCCTGTGCCGGATTTGTTGTCGGTTTGCATACCAGTGCTGCTTTAGCACAGACCAATGGTGGTTCGGTATTGCTCATAGCCAGCGAAATTCGCTCCAAATTCTTAAATAAAAACAATTTTGCAACCAGTGTTTTATTCGGTGATGGAGCAGCAGCATGTTGTGTTTCTCAAGATAAAGAAGAAGCTGATTTTCGCTTTATAGCGTCTGCGTTGTTTGCCGACGGTGAAGTATACGATGCCGTCTCAACCCCGGCAGGAGGTTCCCGTTTGCCCGCCGCGGTTTGCAATGATCATGAGCAATTTTACATTACCATAAAGGAAAGTACCGCTTTATTTGTAAAAGCGGTACATGGTATGGCAGACAGCGCCAAGGATTTTTTAAAAGAATTAAATCTGACAATCTCTGATATCCAATGGCTTGTCCCTCATCAGGGAAATAAAAATCTGGTTTTGTCGGTAGCAAAACAATTAGGTTTTCCTGAAGAAAAAACGATAAAAACTGTTGAGGAAACAGGAAATACCTCAGGCTCCAGTGTAGGCATCGCTTTGGATCGACTGAGATCGGATGGCAAAATACAATCCGGAGAAAAGGTACTTTTGGTGGCAGCAGGTGGAGGAGGAATTGCAGCCTGTTCTTTATTGGAAGTTGTCTGA
- a CDS encoding SDR family NAD(P)-dependent oxidoreductase gives MNILITGGSSDIAQAIAKRRSESGDKIIITCSNDTSLNKTLAIYRQQNIEVTGFIYNFSDPQACENDLELILKEPLDGIILNAFTRVTQLRKLHALPYHAVRAYLDNNLNGNIWLIHRLLPALLKNKFGRLVLISSLSATAGTSRYPVYCAAKAALEGLFLNLAVDYSANNILSNIVRVGLIKTSRTEQFWKNPAYQEKVIQIIPQGTMGEPTQVAEAIDPLLSKTSFMTGSVVTVSGGLPLMRSEGLLS, from the coding sequence ATGAATATCCTGATTACTGGCGGCTCCTCTGATATTGCCCAAGCCATAGCAAAACGACGCAGTGAATCAGGCGATAAAATCATCATTACCTGTTCTAATGACACCAGTCTTAATAAAACTCTTGCAATATACCGCCAACAAAACATTGAAGTAACGGGTTTCATTTATAACTTTTCAGACCCTCAAGCTTGTGAAAACGATTTGGAATTGATTTTAAAAGAACCACTCGATGGGATCATATTAAATGCGTTTACTCGGGTCACCCAGCTGCGTAAACTACACGCATTACCCTATCACGCGGTGCGTGCTTACCTGGATAACAATCTCAATGGCAACATTTGGCTTATTCATCGTTTATTACCTGCCTTACTAAAAAATAAATTCGGGCGACTAGTCCTCATTTCAAGTCTTTCAGCGACAGCTGGCACCAGTCGATACCCCGTTTATTGTGCGGCAAAGGCTGCTCTGGAAGGATTATTCTTAAATTTGGCTGTTGATTATAGTGCTAACAATATCTTGTCTAATATAGTACGCGTAGGCTTAATTAAAACCTCCAGAACAGAGCAATTTTGGAAAAATCCAGCCTATCAGGAAAAAGTAATACAAATTATTCCACAGGGCACTATGGGTGAACCAACTCAAGTCGCGGAAGCCATTGATCCACTTTTGTCAAAAACCTCGTTTATGACGGGATCAGTTGTAACAGTCAGTGGTGGTCTGCCTTTAATGCGTTCAGAAGGATTGTTGTCATGA
- a CDS encoding class I adenylate-forming enzyme family protein: protein MHFLAPDVPNKVAITQDNRAITFDELTHEVLDCSKQILKLPKTVIILHATPGIEFIIQLLACLETNRPIALFPNSISEEEKQIRLSLLGNAIMINEKGELLETYENKTIQTHPQMALILFTSGSTGKAKAVQLSSINIKANCHAVIKALEFKKVQDQLLFLPLSYSFGLLGQLLPGLMFGLSTRLITHFTDIKMLMEQGTIPQMWSGVPSHWVAINAIAKRYPDSAAKINAIVSAGAPLSTALRADLKQIFPNAIIYNNYGLTEASPRVLTYSSDDPLFTENYAGYPVGDWKVKLSAEHELLINGTQMMLGYLGEKDSTKIQNGWLSTGDIAEILPNGLVAIKGRRDSLVNIGGEKVNLSEIEQKICQIDVIKEAIVIPREDKIYGTRLIICIEKKSLPSPISEQYLIEKIQTHLLPRKLPIQVHLMPSLPRNQHGKLDRNALVLDIDDLDKKEKNNAE from the coding sequence ATGCATTTTTTGGCGCCAGATGTTCCGAATAAAGTAGCAATTACTCAGGATAATCGAGCAATAACCTTTGATGAATTAACTCATGAAGTTTTAGACTGTTCAAAGCAAATCCTGAAACTTCCAAAAACCGTCATTATCCTTCATGCAACACCCGGGATTGAATTTATTATTCAACTATTAGCCTGTTTGGAAACAAATCGACCCATCGCCCTTTTCCCCAATTCCATTTCAGAGGAAGAAAAACAAATACGACTGTCTCTTTTGGGTAATGCCATAATGATAAATGAAAAAGGGGAATTACTGGAAACATATGAAAATAAAACGATCCAGACTCATCCTCAGATGGCACTTATTCTCTTCACCTCAGGAAGTACAGGAAAAGCTAAAGCAGTTCAACTATCAAGCATCAATATCAAAGCCAACTGCCATGCTGTTATTAAAGCGCTGGAATTTAAAAAAGTTCAAGATCAATTGTTGTTTTTACCTTTATCCTATTCCTTTGGCCTTCTGGGTCAATTGTTACCTGGTTTAATGTTTGGCCTGAGCACCCGACTAATCACTCATTTTACTGACATTAAAATGCTAATGGAACAAGGTACTATCCCTCAAATGTGGAGTGGCGTACCCTCTCACTGGGTAGCAATTAATGCCATAGCAAAACGATACCCTGACAGCGCAGCCAAAATTAACGCGATTGTTTCTGCTGGTGCTCCTTTATCCACGGCTCTCAGGGCGGATTTGAAACAAATATTTCCTAACGCTATCATTTATAACAATTACGGATTAACCGAAGCATCTCCGAGAGTACTGACTTATTCCAGTGATGATCCTTTATTTACAGAAAATTATGCGGGCTACCCTGTTGGCGATTGGAAGGTCAAACTGTCTGCTGAACATGAATTATTAATTAACGGCACTCAGATGATGCTGGGTTATCTTGGTGAAAAAGACAGCACTAAAATACAAAATGGTTGGTTATCTACAGGAGATATTGCAGAAATATTACCCAATGGCTTAGTAGCAATTAAAGGCCGACGAGACAGCCTTGTTAATATTGGGGGAGAAAAAGTTAACCTCTCTGAAATCGAGCAAAAAATTTGCCAAATTGATGTGATAAAAGAGGCCATTGTTATCCCGCGGGAAGATAAGATATATGGAACACGATTAATTATCTGTATCGAAAAAAAATCGCTGCCCTCTCCGATTTCTGAGCAATATTTAATAGAAAAAATACAAACACATTTGCTACCCAGGAAATTGCCCATTCAAGTGCATCTCATGCCATCCCTGCCCAGAAATCAACATGGGAAACTGGACAGGAACGCACTGGTTTTGGATATTGACGACCTTGATAAGAAGGAAAAAAATAATGCTGAGTAA
- a CDS encoding acyl carrier protein, with the protein MKITDEELKKIISKLSGSKADDIHDDTALIEDLHLDSLKIVELLAILSEEYQLEVSEEDAMNFHTYKDLYDFTQA; encoded by the coding sequence ATGAAAATTACCGATGAAGAGTTGAAAAAAATTATTAGTAAATTATCCGGCTCCAAAGCCGATGATATTCATGATGATACAGCACTAATAGAGGATTTACATTTGGATTCTTTAAAAATAGTTGAGCTTTTGGCTATCCTCAGTGAAGAATATCAATTAGAGGTCAGTGAAGAAGACGCGATGAATTTTCATACTTATAAAGATTTGTATGATTTTACGCAAGCCTGA
- a CDS encoding sterol desaturase family protein yields MDINLMVFASPLFLIFIGIETWVAYYKKSGVYQLNDSVNNFSSGILEEIGALPIKGLIIYGYYYLYEHYAIFNVNPQSIFSWLLLWIGVDFFYYWYHRASHRNSFFWIGHSVHHQSEHFNLSVALRQGYFQTLTSWVFYLPLALIGFPTWMFVIVASINTIYQFWIHTESIRKMGWFEKIFNAPSHHRVHHGKNPQYIDKNYAGSLIIWDKLFGTFEPEEEPADYGVTEPLDSWNPFYANVKVVKDILHYGKGLKSKWDLLRAFFMPPEWIIHRLQQECYPVSKKITVKKNAQSPAVYMLTNTAFAVFLYTYLSLVFDPAIVTSWLIGALILLTLYTLGRVADGNTSIFYLEILRATLVLLILLLLKNTLLLSLGFSVLFYVINYALCTTFPYKRTASSF; encoded by the coding sequence ATGGATATAAATTTAATGGTTTTTGCCTCACCTCTTTTCCTGATCTTCATAGGAATTGAAACTTGGGTAGCCTATTATAAAAAATCCGGCGTCTATCAACTAAATGATTCGGTCAATAATTTCAGCAGCGGCATTCTTGAAGAAATTGGCGCACTCCCCATCAAGGGTCTGATTATTTATGGCTACTATTATTTATATGAGCATTACGCTATTTTTAACGTTAATCCTCAATCGATTTTTTCCTGGTTGCTTTTATGGATCGGAGTTGATTTTTTCTATTACTGGTACCACAGAGCAAGCCATAGAAACAGTTTCTTCTGGATAGGTCACTCAGTTCATCACCAAAGTGAGCACTTTAACTTATCTGTTGCTTTAAGACAGGGTTATTTCCAAACATTAACTTCCTGGGTGTTTTATTTGCCCTTGGCCCTGATTGGTTTTCCAACCTGGATGTTCGTCATTGTCGCTTCTATCAATACCATCTATCAATTCTGGATTCATACTGAATCCATCCGGAAAATGGGTTGGTTTGAAAAAATATTTAATGCCCCCTCTCATCACAGAGTTCATCATGGCAAAAACCCTCAATACATAGATAAAAATTATGCGGGAAGCCTGATTATTTGGGATAAACTGTTTGGCACTTTTGAACCTGAAGAGGAGCCGGCTGATTATGGAGTCACCGAACCCCTGGATTCATGGAATCCTTTTTATGCCAATGTCAAAGTGGTCAAAGATATTCTGCATTACGGTAAAGGGCTAAAAAGCAAGTGGGATCTATTACGTGCGTTCTTTATGCCTCCAGAATGGATCATTCATCGCTTGCAACAAGAATGCTACCCTGTTTCAAAAAAAATAACAGTTAAAAAAAATGCGCAGTCACCCGCAGTTTATATGCTAACCAATACTGCATTTGCAGTTTTCTTATACACTTATCTATCTCTTGTTTTTGATCCTGCTATTGTCACATCCTGGCTGATTGGAGCATTAATTTTACTGACACTTTATACTCTTGGCCGAGTTGCAGATGGCAATACCAGTATTTTTTATTTAGAAATATTACGCGCAACATTGGTGCTTTTAATACTATTGCTATTAAAAAACACTTTGTTATTGTCACTCGGTTTCAGTGTTTTGTTTTATGTCATCAATTATGCCTTATGCACTACTTTTCCTTATAAAAGAACCGCATCTTCTTTCTGA
- a CDS encoding nitric-oxide reductase large subunit, which yields MHNIANETPAQINQPFDPVTNVLKWVLLVTAILCFLILIWGTVKTYQLVPPLPDRFVASTGETVMTSQDIVEGKAGFQRADLMDYGSLYGMGSYFGEDYTAKYLVRLGELIQEELAKIRFNKAYSELTESEQYVINKEMQNSLQHLDLNTKTSILTPALTTSIRQLQAEISRSLLNHNFIAGYTQAYSLNPDTALKTANFLIYSSLTTIARRPNQNISYTNNWPYEPSVGNTPSSGTFYWTWISFCFVFMGFGAVLYIYHRYLSDVDHGPMEPIFSGFKPLTQSQRKVGQYFLVAALFLLLQIAVGAIMAHYYAERESFYGINVNTWLPFNFLRDVHIQTPIIWIGLSWISAGIFMAPIISGKEAKGQGFLVDFLFYVTLLVVGGAILGNYLGIMGYIDKAWFWLGNQGLSYIQLGRLWQIGFCIGLFLWSFIVFRGMWPTWKGLKKATIEFWTGRIKLENLFWASTINVAVLYCFGMIPLTGIEKSFTITDFWRWWVVHLWVEQSFEFFAACATAYLLMGTGLVSRKAAERTVYFESILIFLGGVIGTGHHWYWTGTPEIWIPLGSMFSFIEVLPLVLLIIDAIQHRQLIKKQRAFTYNLAYLYILGAAFWNFVGAGVFGGGTLNAPLINYYEHGTFLTLNHAHTALFGAFGLLALGLIYFCLRYAAGENKTWSDRLGVCAFWLYNAGLFLWIVLNFFPIGWSQLMAVYEHGLSYARSLEFYNTTLLWQWLRFPGDVVFALGALLMAYDFIVKIGPFFPKFARNRRFITGSPKATGSGT from the coding sequence ATGCATAATATTGCAAATGAAACACCTGCTCAAATAAATCAGCCATTTGATCCGGTAACCAATGTTTTAAAATGGGTTTTACTAGTTACCGCCATTCTTTGTTTTCTAATCCTCATCTGGGGAACTGTTAAAACCTATCAACTAGTACCTCCTTTACCAGACCGTTTTGTAGCCTCCACAGGCGAAACTGTAATGACATCACAGGACATTGTGGAAGGAAAAGCAGGTTTTCAACGTGCTGACTTAATGGACTATGGCAGCTTATATGGTATGGGCTCCTATTTTGGCGAAGACTATACAGCAAAATATCTAGTGCGTTTAGGAGAATTGATCCAGGAAGAACTGGCAAAAATTCGTTTTAATAAAGCCTATTCCGAATTAACAGAGAGTGAACAATACGTTATTAATAAAGAAATGCAGAATTCACTGCAACACCTTGATCTTAATACAAAAACAAGCATTCTGACACCAGCACTCACCACCTCAATACGACAATTGCAGGCTGAAATCAGCCGATCGTTACTGAATCATAATTTTATAGCGGGTTATACCCAAGCTTATAGTTTAAATCCTGATACTGCGCTTAAAACTGCAAACTTTCTTATTTATTCCTCTTTAACAACGATAGCTCGCCGCCCAAATCAAAACATATCTTACACTAATAATTGGCCATACGAGCCAAGCGTTGGCAATACCCCTTCATCAGGAACATTTTATTGGACCTGGATTTCATTTTGCTTTGTGTTTATGGGATTTGGTGCGGTTCTCTACATTTATCATCGTTATTTAAGTGATGTTGATCATGGCCCCATGGAACCTATTTTTTCAGGTTTCAAACCCCTAACTCAAAGCCAGCGTAAAGTAGGTCAATATTTCCTTGTAGCCGCTTTGTTTCTTTTGCTGCAAATCGCGGTAGGAGCCATCATGGCCCATTATTATGCTGAACGTGAAAGTTTCTATGGTATTAATGTCAATACGTGGCTGCCTTTTAATTTCCTTCGAGACGTCCATATCCAAACTCCCATTATCTGGATCGGGCTTTCATGGATAAGTGCAGGCATATTTATGGCACCCATCATTAGTGGTAAGGAAGCCAAAGGACAAGGATTTTTAGTTGACTTCCTGTTTTATGTCACTTTGCTTGTAGTGGGTGGTGCCATCCTTGGCAATTACCTGGGGATTATGGGTTATATTGATAAAGCCTGGTTTTGGCTAGGTAATCAAGGCTTGTCTTACATACAATTAGGAAGACTATGGCAAATCGGGTTTTGCATTGGGTTGTTTCTTTGGAGCTTTATTGTTTTCCGTGGTATGTGGCCTACATGGAAAGGATTAAAAAAAGCCACCATTGAGTTCTGGACTGGTCGAATCAAGCTTGAAAACCTATTTTGGGCCAGCACTATCAATGTTGCTGTTTTATATTGCTTTGGGATGATCCCCTTAACAGGTATTGAAAAATCGTTCACCATAACGGATTTCTGGCGTTGGTGGGTTGTTCATCTATGGGTTGAACAATCCTTTGAGTTTTTTGCTGCCTGCGCTACAGCTTACTTGCTCATGGGAACTGGTTTGGTTTCCAGAAAAGCAGCAGAGAGAACAGTATATTTTGAATCCATTTTAATTTTCCTGGGTGGAGTAATTGGCACTGGTCATCATTGGTACTGGACTGGGACTCCCGAAATTTGGATTCCGCTAGGATCTATGTTTTCCTTTATCGAAGTCTTGCCACTGGTTCTTCTTATTATTGATGCGATTCAGCATCGACAACTGATTAAAAAGCAGAGAGCGTTTACCTACAATCTCGCTTATCTTTACATATTGGGAGCTGCATTCTGGAATTTTGTTGGTGCCGGTGTATTCGGAGGAGGTACACTTAATGCGCCACTGATTAATTATTATGAACATGGAACATTCTTGACTTTAAATCATGCCCATACTGCCTTATTTGGCGCATTTGGGCTTCTTGCTCTCGGGTTAATCTATTTTTGCCTAAGATATGCTGCCGGTGAAAACAAGACATGGAGTGACCGCTTGGGTGTTTGTGCCTTCTGGCTATATAACGCGGGGCTCTTTTTATGGATTGTCTTGAATTTTTTCCCGATTGGCTGGTCCCAGTTAATGGCAGTATACGAACATGGACTATCCTATGCCAGAAGTCTTGAGTTCTATAACACCACATTATTATGGCAATGGCTTCGTTTTCCGGGAGATGTCGTATTTGCCTTGGGCGCTCTTCTTATGGCTTATGACTTTATTGTTAAAATTGGGCCTTTTTTCCCGAAATTTGCCCGTAATCGCCGTTTTATAACGGGATCGCCAAAAGCAACAGGCTCTGGCACATGA
- a CDS encoding acyl carrier protein encodes MLSNRIEQVLERIGLTSLPENKQAKLEQGGLDSLMLALLIIELEREFEIKIPVIPLEKERYESINTIEQYLIELGAK; translated from the coding sequence ATGCTGAGTAATCGAATAGAACAAGTACTGGAACGAATTGGGCTTACCAGTCTTCCTGAAAACAAACAGGCGAAACTTGAGCAAGGTGGTTTGGATAGTTTAATGCTGGCCTTGTTAATCATTGAGTTGGAACGGGAATTTGAAATTAAAATCCCTGTCATTCCACTGGAAAAAGAGCGTTACGAATCGATCAATACTATTGAACAATATCTCATTGAGTTGGGGGCAAAATGA